In Mycolicibacterium phocaicum, one DNA window encodes the following:
- a CDS encoding SDR family NAD(P)-dependent oxidoreductase, whose product MDRFSDRRVIVTGAGSGIGQATVARLLDEGGTIVACDISADGLARTKEAAEKAGTAARLTTTVLDISSEEDVARGVDAAVAAMGGLDVLVNVAAIETCSHTHQTTLADWNRIIAVNLTGTFLMTRQALPALLASGRGVVINFTSTSASYAHPYMAAYSASKGGILSFTHSLALEYAKQGLRAVNIQPGGVSTPLANGTFAKMPEGTDYGLWTKQVPMLNTGNDANLGDPSAVAAVVAMAASDDGAFLTGTEIRIDGGAHC is encoded by the coding sequence ATGGATAGATTCAGCGACCGCCGGGTCATCGTGACCGGCGCCGGGTCGGGCATCGGCCAGGCCACCGTGGCCCGCCTGCTCGATGAGGGCGGCACCATCGTCGCGTGCGACATCTCCGCTGACGGCCTGGCCCGCACGAAGGAAGCCGCCGAAAAGGCCGGCACCGCAGCACGTCTCACCACCACGGTGCTCGACATCTCATCCGAAGAAGACGTCGCCAGGGGCGTCGACGCCGCGGTCGCCGCCATGGGCGGACTGGACGTGCTGGTCAACGTCGCCGCGATCGAGACCTGCTCGCACACCCACCAGACGACCCTGGCCGACTGGAACCGCATCATCGCGGTCAACCTCACCGGCACGTTCCTCATGACCCGCCAGGCGCTGCCGGCACTACTGGCATCGGGGCGCGGTGTGGTCATCAACTTCACCTCGACCTCGGCGAGCTACGCCCACCCCTACATGGCGGCCTACTCCGCCAGCAAGGGCGGCATCCTGAGCTTCACCCACTCGCTGGCGCTCGAATACGCCAAGCAGGGGCTGCGCGCCGTGAACATCCAGCCCGGTGGTGTCTCGACCCCGCTGGCCAACGGCACGTTCGCCAAGATGCCCGAGGGCACCGACTACGGGTTGTGGACCAAGCAGGTCCCCATGCTCAACACCGGCAACGACGCGAACCTGGGTGACCCCAGCGCGGTCGCCGCGGTGGTCGCCATGGCGGCTTCCGATGACGGCGCGTTCCTCACCGGCACCGAGATCCGGATCGACGGCGGCGCCCACTGTTAG